From a single Zygotorulaspora mrakii chromosome 2, complete sequence genomic region:
- the YET3 gene encoding Yet3p (similar to Saccharomyces cerevisiae YET3 (YDL072C); ancestral locus Anc_4.263) gives MSLYYTLVFIFLCIEVVIFSILALPIPTKFRRPLTLCLLKPFQLEVVQITIKCILGFILLLFADTINKVYSIETELNAASNANIKGGGIYSQDRIEVLSRKFFAQRNMYLTGMTLFLTFTVVRTFSLVQELLELKDKYRKENPEIDTAKLESEDSSEKDKLLKKIEDNEKEISRLTEKAKLLESEM, from the coding sequence ATGTCGCTGTACTACACTCTAGTGTTCATCTTTTTATGCATTGAGGTCGTTATCTTCTCCATCCTGGCGTTGCCGATCCCCACAAAGTTCCGCAGACCACTGACGCTATGCTTGCTGAAACCATTCCAACTGGAAGTGGTTCAAATTACGATAAAATGCATCCTTGGTTTCATACTGCTGCTCTTTGCTGATACCATTAATAAGGTGTACAGCATCGAGACGGAGCTCAACGCGGCGTCGAACGCCAACATCAAGGGCGGCGGGATATACTCGCAAGACAGGATCGAGGTTCTATCGAGAAAGTTTTTCGCACAGCGTAACATGTATCTGACCGGCATGACGCTGTTCCTGACGTTTACGGTCGTGAGGACGTTCAGTCTGGTGCAAGAACTGCTGGAGCTGAAGGACAAGTACCGTAAAGAAAATCCTGAGATCGATACCGCCAAGCTGGAATCAGAAGACTCCAGCGAGAAGGAcaagcttttgaagaaaattgAGGACAACGAAAAAGAGATTTCCAGGTTGACGGAAAAAGCTAAGCTTTTGGAAAGCGAGATGTAA